Proteins from a single region of Corynebacterium pseudogenitalium:
- a CDS encoding amino acid-binding ACT domain protein: protein MSYLVRVTLPDLPGSLGELAEAFGVIDANIQSVDIVETDPSGTVTDDIVVSLPTGTMVDALITAASAIDGVEVDSIRPFTGRVDRSGHIRMLAKIAELANNPKQALDELTVMIPQAMTSSWAVVLKHTPEGLDRLCASQAAPEDDQSHPIMPPLEHARVLVPDNDAWTPESWWQLDTALAITPLGASEYILVVGRIGGPDFLASEVAQIGDLGTIIGSIIS from the coding sequence ATGTCTTACCTCGTACGAGTGACCTTGCCCGACCTACCCGGCAGTCTTGGCGAACTCGCGGAAGCCTTCGGCGTAATCGACGCAAATATTCAGTCCGTCGACATCGTCGAGACTGATCCAAGCGGTACCGTCACTGACGACATTGTTGTCAGCTTGCCCACCGGAACGATGGTCGACGCACTCATTACAGCAGCTTCAGCCATCGACGGCGTTGAAGTTGATTCGATCCGCCCGTTCACTGGGCGCGTTGACCGCAGTGGGCACATCCGGATGCTGGCGAAAATCGCCGAGCTTGCAAACAATCCGAAGCAGGCACTCGACGAGTTAACCGTGATGATCCCCCAGGCAATGACCTCTTCCTGGGCCGTGGTGCTGAAGCACACCCCCGAAGGACTCGACCGCCTGTGCGCCTCCCAGGCTGCACCAGAAGATGACCAATCCCACCCAATCATGCCACCGCTCGAGCATGCGCGGGTGCTCGTTCCGGACAACGACGCGTGGACACCAGAGTCGTGGTGGCAACTCGATACCGCGCTTGCCATCACTCCCCTCGGCGCCTCCGAGTACATTCTCGTTGTCGGTCGCATCGGCGGCCCTGATTTCCTTGCATCAGAGGTAGCTCAGATCGGAGACTTGGGAACCATCATCGGTTCGATAATTTCCTAG
- a CDS encoding 3'-5' exonuclease, which translates to MAFFDASRMMSFDLETTSVNPRTARIVTSSLVTIDGAQANAHEALADPGVEIPAEAAAVHGITTEYARAHGRPHDEVLQETVDMIKRGWEDGLTLIVFNAPYDLSVLRQLTGDFTVTGPVFDPLVIDRAKDRYRKGKRNLGALCELYGVKLDNAHDATADATAAARLAWKQVRSTYPELAQMSTDELMEFQAVEYYKLQTELREFFESKGRDVSNLTTSWPMIGDAS; encoded by the coding sequence ATGGCTTTCTTCGACGCATCCCGCATGATGTCCTTCGACCTCGAGACGACTTCTGTGAACCCACGCACTGCTCGTATTGTGACGTCCTCCCTTGTCACGATCGACGGTGCGCAGGCGAACGCGCACGAGGCGCTCGCGGACCCAGGGGTTGAGATACCCGCAGAGGCTGCCGCGGTCCACGGCATCACCACGGAGTACGCCCGCGCGCACGGCCGCCCGCACGATGAGGTCTTGCAAGAAACAGTTGACATGATTAAGCGCGGTTGGGAGGACGGCCTCACTCTCATCGTTTTTAACGCGCCGTATGACCTTTCTGTGCTGCGACAGCTCACCGGAGACTTCACTGTAACCGGCCCGGTTTTCGACCCTCTCGTCATCGACCGGGCGAAGGACCGCTACAGGAAGGGGAAACGCAACCTCGGCGCTCTGTGCGAGCTGTACGGAGTGAAGCTCGACAACGCTCACGATGCGACGGCTGATGCGACCGCCGCTGCGCGCCTTGCGTGGAAGCAGGTCCGCTCCACCTACCCTGAACTCGCCCAGATGAGCACGGACGAGTTGATGGAGTTTCAGGCCGTGGAGTACTACAAACTCCAAACAGAGTTGCGGGAGTTCTTCGAGTCGAAGGGGCGTGATGTCTCAAACCTCACGACGTCGTGGCCGATGATCGGGGATGCGAGTTAG
- a CDS encoding methionine synthase: MTAFGLGELPGTDLVTAADVVLSESPLPHIPQLPERGIGSDLIGRTAALLDIPIDRGPRGWRVGTQHRAVRDQMDRDLDVLESLWAGKLDAIKVQVVGPWTLAAEIEMRNGHRMITDTGALRDVTEALAQAIDDHREDVGRRLAPTVLQIDEPSLDAVMRGSLRGATDAERIPAYPEPEERLAGFGKYLLHAPMMINVPWQTVDLADLQSTAEKDRFAQLLDRGSRFALAPMRPRDVWNVLDELQTDPEACSFDVWARPADTLKQAAANYREAAEMAEGLR; this comes from the coding sequence ATGACGGCGTTCGGCCTCGGGGAGTTGCCCGGCACAGACCTCGTCACTGCCGCGGACGTTGTGCTTTCAGAATCACCGCTGCCACACATTCCACAGCTGCCAGAGCGTGGGATCGGGAGTGACCTGATTGGGCGAACAGCCGCGTTGCTCGACATTCCCATCGACCGCGGCCCGCGCGGATGGCGCGTTGGCACCCAGCACCGGGCGGTGCGTGACCAGATGGATCGCGACCTGGATGTCCTGGAATCGCTGTGGGCCGGCAAGCTCGATGCGATCAAAGTCCAGGTTGTCGGTCCTTGGACACTTGCAGCAGAAATTGAGATGCGCAATGGACACCGCATGATCACGGACACTGGTGCGCTGCGGGATGTGACCGAGGCGCTTGCACAGGCTATTGACGATCATCGAGAAGATGTGGGGCGTCGATTAGCTCCGACAGTGCTGCAAATCGACGAGCCAAGCCTCGACGCCGTGATGAGAGGCTCACTGCGTGGTGCGACTGATGCCGAACGCATCCCGGCATACCCAGAACCGGAGGAGCGCCTCGCAGGCTTTGGTAAGTACCTACTCCACGCGCCAATGATGATCAACGTCCCTTGGCAGACCGTAGACCTTGCGGACCTACAATCAACCGCCGAAAAAGACCGCTTTGCGCAACTGCTCGATCGCGGCAGCCGCTTCGCGCTTGCACCCATGCGGCCAAGGGATGTGTGGAACGTGCTCGACGAACTCCAAACCGACCCTGAGGCCTGCAGCTTCGACGTGTGGGCACGACCCGCGGATACGTTGAAACAGGCCGCTGCGAACTACCGTGAAGCCGCTGAAATGGCGGAAGGGCTGCGCTAA
- the ligA gene encoding NAD-dependent DNA ligase LigA, giving the protein MNENVNELPANDVDVRRLWDEIASQVRHHRDLYYNSQPVISDAEFDELFQRLVRLEEEHPELAVPDSPTMQVGAPTGGAFDDVEHLERMMSLDNVFSEAELRDWLAKAPGPYLTELKIDGLSIDLVYENGELVRAATRGDGRVGEDITANAKVIEDIPHQLQGDAPALVEVRGEVFIRPEDFPDLNAARIEEGGKPFANPRNAAAGGLRQKDPEDVKKRKLRMICHGIGAREGFAPKTQHEAYEQMAAWGLPVSEYTKRAATADAVVDAVRYWEQHRHDAIHEMDGLVVKVDAVEEQRQLGATSRAPRWAIAYKYPPEEVTTKLLDIEVSVGRTGRVTPYAVMEPVFVSGTTVAMATLHNPTEVRRKGVLIGDTVVVRKAGEIIPEVLGPVADLRTGEEREFVFPAECPSCGATLAPAKEGDADWRCPNTRSCPAQLAQRLKYLASRGAFDIEALGEKGAQDMIDTGVIQDEGDLFDLTEEDLKKSQVYTTKKGAVNASGRKLLENLDTAKNADFWRVLVALSIRHVGPTAARALASRYGNMEALVDAPLEDLAQTDGVGAIIAESFQEWFRVDWHREIVEKWTAAGVTMEVDAADVAPQTLEGITVVVTGTLEEYTRDGAKEAIVSRGGKASGSVSKKTDFVVVGENAGSKEQKARELGLRILNEEEFTRLLEQGPEGVED; this is encoded by the coding sequence ATGAACGAAAATGTGAACGAATTGCCTGCTAATGACGTCGATGTGCGTCGACTCTGGGATGAGATTGCCAGCCAAGTTCGTCACCATCGGGATCTGTACTACAACAGCCAACCCGTTATTAGTGACGCCGAGTTTGATGAGCTTTTCCAGCGCTTGGTGCGACTTGAGGAAGAGCACCCCGAGCTCGCTGTTCCGGACTCACCGACGATGCAGGTCGGTGCGCCGACCGGCGGTGCGTTCGACGATGTCGAGCACCTCGAGCGGATGATGAGCCTAGATAATGTTTTCTCGGAGGCAGAGCTACGAGACTGGCTGGCAAAGGCGCCGGGCCCGTATCTGACAGAGCTCAAGATCGACGGGCTTTCGATCGACCTCGTGTATGAAAACGGCGAGCTGGTTCGCGCTGCTACGCGTGGTGACGGGCGCGTGGGCGAGGACATTACGGCCAATGCAAAGGTCATTGAAGATATTCCGCACCAGCTGCAGGGCGATGCCCCGGCGCTAGTCGAGGTGCGAGGGGAAGTTTTTATCCGGCCCGAGGACTTCCCAGATCTCAACGCTGCTCGCATCGAAGAGGGCGGGAAACCGTTCGCGAATCCGCGCAACGCGGCTGCCGGAGGCTTGCGTCAAAAGGATCCCGAGGATGTGAAAAAGCGCAAACTGCGGATGATTTGCCACGGCATCGGTGCGCGCGAGGGGTTTGCCCCGAAGACCCAGCACGAAGCCTACGAGCAGATGGCAGCCTGGGGGCTGCCAGTGTCTGAATACACAAAGCGCGCAGCAACTGCTGATGCGGTGGTGGATGCCGTTCGCTATTGGGAACAGCACCGCCACGACGCGATCCACGAGATGGATGGGCTCGTTGTAAAAGTCGATGCGGTTGAGGAACAGCGCCAACTAGGAGCGACGTCGCGGGCGCCACGGTGGGCGATCGCGTACAAGTACCCGCCGGAGGAGGTCACGACGAAACTGCTCGATATTGAGGTTTCCGTTGGGCGAACTGGCCGAGTAACACCGTACGCGGTAATGGAGCCGGTTTTCGTGTCTGGTACGACTGTCGCCATGGCGACGTTGCACAATCCGACCGAGGTCCGCCGCAAGGGCGTCCTCATTGGTGACACGGTCGTAGTGCGTAAAGCTGGCGAGATTATCCCTGAGGTGTTGGGTCCCGTCGCAGATCTTCGCACTGGAGAGGAGCGGGAGTTCGTGTTCCCCGCGGAGTGCCCAAGTTGCGGGGCAACGTTGGCGCCTGCGAAGGAAGGGGATGCGGACTGGCGCTGCCCGAATACGCGTTCATGCCCGGCCCAGCTGGCGCAACGTCTGAAGTACCTCGCCAGTCGCGGCGCCTTTGACATTGAGGCGCTGGGCGAAAAGGGCGCGCAGGACATGATTGACACTGGTGTGATCCAAGACGAGGGCGACCTGTTTGATCTCACAGAGGAAGACCTCAAGAAGTCACAGGTCTACACCACGAAGAAAGGTGCGGTAAATGCCTCTGGCCGCAAGCTACTGGAGAACCTCGACACTGCGAAAAATGCCGATTTCTGGAGAGTCCTCGTCGCGCTTTCGATTCGACACGTCGGTCCGACCGCAGCTCGTGCGCTCGCCTCCCGTTACGGCAACATGGAAGCGCTTGTCGACGCCCCACTGGAGGACCTTGCGCAAACAGACGGAGTAGGCGCCATCATTGCGGAATCGTTCCAAGAGTGGTTCCGCGTTGACTGGCACCGCGAGATCGTCGAAAAGTGGACAGCTGCTGGCGTGACGATGGAAGTTGATGCCGCCGACGTTGCTCCGCAAACCCTTGAGGGGATCACCGTGGTGGTGACGGGCACGCTCGAGGAATACACGCGTGATGGCGCGAAAGAGGCGATCGTGTCGCGTGGTGGTAAGGCATCGGGGTCTGTGTCAAAGAAGACGGACTTTGTGGTCGTCGGCGAAAATGCCGGTTCAAAAGAGCAAAAGGCGCGTGAGCTCGGCCTCAGGATTCTCAACGAGGAAGAGTTCACCCGCCTGCTCGAACAGGGGCCAGAAGGAGTTGAAGACTAG